From the genome of Leptodactylus fuscus isolate aLepFus1 chromosome 1, aLepFus1.hap2, whole genome shotgun sequence, one region includes:
- the LOC142189632 gene encoding uncharacterized protein LOC142189632, producing MTEVQDSRLSPCLPLLTTDSTPGDKFFEDTLFQKTEEDEFAPLRLLAIPEDQRTGHIPYVLDDQTLSRASLDISEFPGPPPKSLQISDVVELTSKEITLDEGNGGLSLSRQYSRKAPRDTGDGHREKEDKNPSADNEPESVVVHRTSSNDIIQPVGDTLGKELRSEDGAFLSSTVPAPVLLELLEKEVGMSSSSGRSSKSSSTGGAEKVHGMRGKPDPEEGNLNTLELGVHYDLRTSSNQSLEESFRDASEIDFSKDVEKEADDPNDSSQLKQSGITLRPSRDALHQQLFSEILQRSQERDMSGSTKSRKDSMAPGSSPVLNKTPTEPPNKVDDTSAEAHLRDELSMSSRCSIERGHKDTDILQTGNTPVDETLFIGRLPHPISQSTPGTFTVNRKPLSGRIQQIKAKLTGSDMSLNEEPSSESPPRNVAPSAVPQSIQSSQGYPESSDSQRSLSPQRRRIQSLPSLNYIEKVGAWNTNQSFDALVLRGLTGVSPKKLAYNAVADSLNRMLSKQTGTTATPKKALSASLNATSSMTNLSAAEKGSSIASAITRSQSYNSVLPARDQTEEVRHATKSKTSQSLDSLRGSSSTRGPSVGGHDLPSKQISSDLKEVVRSGQEEVFNTSGKQSRNVVTMDRFSDVSSEQDYANSSHSSHHEKEMVVGSRTSGQHQLTKEGGSIEWSPTEETSGKEELDIEGRIPTYLRNLGIDQSPTAILTPFALKGPIREPEFLPSELRTIKGSTATPSRSMRLSEGGSQSAVNISQSSLYSSTSTTSVSIPMGSEVGPESPLPTEMSPSFGLGSANDRPISQDDTMPRGVGNELRALSTHVEMSPALQPTSDLNSACQGFVSEDHVELTQVKYLIEQSESGGSEGTTSHDIVNDQVPSLQGYPIKPPSRDLVNDSFVGSKTLKEIQKLLAEAEDAGLDRTGSSLHRASPIGDPYTEAPSRSLNLEDSLHSRSATPLDILLKDMSWDSSFNSSLTGDHSVNKDLSVTWNNDSPPTTRDSSYLELVENRSSLAAPFTLQSQWGRSEPEGCSKATTNKMVPSKFSMGNDGAITEKVQRSQQLLSGVSSSVMGLRNALAVTGPGFVQGTELESDESSGDSLAARVTSLLKNDNPLAYTVRAMQDSAEEERRTRGSMKIKLTSHPVIPDSELSDEDRRRIEEIKRELLESAKEAEKDHPHPIRRASSGDAVEFQLRLTPSPLQLPVTNSNEEDTKDITSVQAFDIQRNATYGGRTEDVSSVVSAQSPPMSAPSQQDPITELQYHETPRRNVSELDRRDAPLVKSTEEATKPISSITFSSRKRSSPPSSSPDRRSPPLPFDLHVDHDKSPTNHSFDLRPPPASLNVHHVYHPTPSPSRLEDKRADTALVTSQRWRSGDSTTQEFSASSWARDKECSTVASPLTSPSIGRFDPSSGPQKQNVDPEKVNSEALVINYGCQVKSDGGDSQLTTCSGPKADGDGSPPSMSSPTRKALSCVHVTISPKEDMKVIDVSKALVTLDTGLLALEPRAKADMSRSSSANLSRNEQVLSQNDLSAGTEPSSPSHVYPIRDMKTIPEDVLQFTDKENIPDRLIHSERRRSPLSDATTQITTESPQKTSFSAEIFVDGSLREASTSSILKVNQTPEHQTPSRTPLSCLSRATDQPLLLPYRPPGSPELFYVPVMEGGSRMSPVSTIESSHPGSNDAISPKFPPDVLGSAPEKFSDPSIPKHRDGIYSKEPSPKTAERRQKLARDRTDNSTPSQYPSAPASRQTPAAKDPGSKMSFSVVHHRGSESTKRSDPRGPRVYTTSTFEDEFLPLQPEMDYSQDQSDLNGLAGSRTLEVTERKKTYSVTSKDLSGRSDKSGQSDGDQRDKCQSVTSNQSLDDLWARYTESKRRRTTESSNRLEVSLVERLERLARLLQNPPPHSLRSSKDEEKDKHHQKKAAREQWYRRKLGVDSAQSVDDGSVGKPYEDSPDTGSLHSDPSTVTDDATTTESQTSSDISSGTGSVSTIDTIRLINAFGPERVLPSSRLGRLYSTIDLQKKRTEEKAKGSKQSSTGREQSRMEMQELLKSQMADAESVTSSSGLWEPSPALRQKKSSRGLNKGVQAGELEIVMSATRRNTRDVGTTFPSPGGERLMSDPAPSVTKETSTRTARSKVNIAAQYNPPGMSWFVPAEDLKSESRKENEPRVRRGPGPAWYEPVTSTKPWREPLREKNEQEWVTGRSESPILKTRVIPSAQDKPFIRVTLQESLRSHRPDFIFRSGERVKRLQLLTEERKLQSVFQGEREELFNQARRSGDPRYKGPALSEQNRSIPKKEMIQRSKRIYQQLPEIRKRKEEEKRRSEYESNRLRAQLYRKVSSTATLPPEAQYLQNTTGGVIPAEHHRRQIDQSHPGQEDPLELTPP from the exons ATGACAGAGGTCCAGGATAGTCGCCTGTCTCCCTGCCTCCCTCTGCTGACCACTGATTCCACCCCAGGGGACAAGTTCTTTGAAGACACGTTGTTCCAGAAGACAGAGGAGGACGAGTTTGCTCCCCTAAG ATTGTTGGCCATCCCTGAAGACCAGAGAACTGGACATATACCGTATGTGCTAGATGACCAAACGCTTTCCAG AGCTTCACTAGACATTTCGGAGTTCCCCGGACCGCCACCAAAGTCATTGCAGATAAGTGACGTAGTGGAGCTGACCAGCAAGGAGATAACACTGGACGAGGGGAATGGCGGTCTGTCACTGTCTCGGCAGTACTCGAGGAAAGCCCCACGAGACACTGGAGATGGTCACAGAGAAAAAGAGGACAAAAATCCTTCCGCGGACAATGAGCCAGAATCGGTAGTCGTACATAGGACATCATCTAATGACATCATTCAACCTGTGGGAGATACATTGGGCAAGGAACTGAGAAGTGAGGACGGGGCTTTCTTAAGCAGCACCGTCCCGGCCCCTGTGCTGTTGGAACTTTTGGAGAAAGAAGTGGGCATGTCAAGTAGCAGTGGAAGGTCCTCAAAGTCTTCCTCTACTGGCGGGGCCGAAAAGGTTCATGGAATGAGAGGGAAACCTGATCCTGAAGAAGGAAACCTCAACACCTTGGAGCTCGGTGTGCACTATGATCTCAGGACAAGCTCCAACCAGTCATTGGAAGAATCATTCAGAGACGCCAGTGAAATTGATTTTTCCAAAGACGTTGAGAAAGAAGCCGATGATCCCAATGACTCCAGTCAGCTAAAGCAGTCCGGGATTACTCTTCGACCGTCGAGAGACGCTCTCCACCAGCAACTATTCTCTGAAATCCTACAGCGAAGCCAGGAAAGGGACATGTCAGGCAGTACTAAGAGCAGAAAAGACTCCATGGCCCCTGGAAGCTCTCCTGTCCTCAACAAAACGCCTACTGAGCCCCCCAACAAGGTAGATGACACGTCGGCAGAAGCTCACTTACGGGACGAGCTGAGTATGTCATCTCGTTGTAGCATCGAACGTGGACATAAAGACACGGACATATTACAGACAGGAAATACTCCTGTGGACGAGACTTTGTTCATCGGCAGATTACCTCATCCTATCTCTCAGTCGACACCTGGAACGTTTACAGTGAATCGGAAACCACTGTCAGGGCGAATACAGCAAATCAAAGCCAAGCTGACCGGTTCTGACATGTCCTTAAATGAAGAGCCTTCCTCCGAATCTCCTCCCCGTAATGTGGCTCCTTCTGCGGTGCCCCAATCTATCCAGAGCAGCCAAGGTTACCCCGAGAGCAGTGACTCTCAGAGATCATTGTCTCCACAAAGGAGGAGGATTCAGTCTCTGCCAAGTCTGAATTATATCGAAAAGGTCGGAGCCTGGAATACAAACCAGTCATTTGACGCGTTAGTTCTCCGCGGCTTAACCGGAGTGTCTCCTAAAAAGTTAGCTTATAATGCCGTGGCTGATTCCTTGAACCGCATGCTATCCAAACAGACCGGTACCACCGCTACTCCAAAGAAAGCGCTCTCCGCCTCACTCAATGCCACATCTTCTATGACCAATCTAAGTGCGGCTGAGAAAGGGTCAAGCATCGCCTCCGCGATCACCAGATCTCAGTCTTATAACTCTGTCTTACCTGCAAGAGATCAAACTGAAGAAGTACGTCACGCAACCAAGTCCAAAACGTCACAATCACTTGACTCATTGAGAGGTTCCTCCTCCACTAGAGGTCCAAGTGTTGGAGGCCATGATCTTCCTAGCAAGCAGATATCTTCAGACCTTAAGGAGGTTGTTCGTAGTGGACAAGAGGAGGTGTTTAATACATCGGGAAAGCAGAGTCGTAACGTTGTGACAATGGATCGATTCAGTGATGTTTCTTCTGAGCAAGATTACGCCAATAGCTCTCACTCCAGTCACCATGAGAAGGAGATGGTCGTGGGCTCTCGGACTTCTGGCCAACACCAGCTGACCAAGGAAGGTGGAAGTATTGAGTGGTCACCTACTGAGGAGACTTCTGGGAAGGAGGAACTGGACATAGAAGGAAGAATACCT ACGTATCTCAGGAACCTCGGCATCGATCAGTCCCCCACCGCTATCCTCACACCCTTTGCTCTAAAGGGACCCATCCGAGAACCAGAATTCTTGCCCTCAGAGCTGAGAACCATCAAGGGATCCACAGCCACACCAAGCCGAAGCATGAGGCTCTCCGAAG GTGGCTCCCAAAGCGCAGTGAACATCTCTCAGTCCAGCCTGTATTCATCCACCTCCACCACCAGCGTGTCTATCCCTATGGGATCAGAAGTTGGGCCAGAATCTCCTTTGCCCACTGAAATGTCTCCTTCATTTGGCCTTGGGTCAGCTAATGATAGACCGATCAGTCAGGATGACACCATGCCTCGTGGTGTTGGCAATGAGTTGAGGGCACTCTCCACCCATGTCGAGATGTCGCCAGCTCTGCAACCAACCAGTGACCTTAACTCTGCATGTCAAGGCTTCGTCAGTGAGGACCACGTGGAGCTAACGCAGGTGAAGTATCTGATCGAGCAGTCGGAGTCTGGTGGGTCTGAAGGGACCACCTCACACGATATTGTCAATGATCAGGTGCCATCCTTACAAGGGTACCCAATAAAACCTCCCTCCAGGGATCTTGTCAATGATTCTTTTGTTGGATCCAAAACCCTCAAAGAGATTCAGAAGCTCTTGGCAGAAGCAGAGGACGCCGGCCTTGATAGAACTGGTTCTAGTTTACACCGAGCTTCTCCAATCGGGGATCCATATACTGAGGCTCCATCAAGGAGTCTAAATTTAGAAGACTCTCTCCATAGTAGGTCAGCCACTCCTCTGGACATCCTGTTGAAGGACATGTCCTGGGACTCTTCATTTAATAGCAGCTTAACCGGTGATCACTCCGTAAACAAAGATTTGTCGGTGACTTGGAATAATGACTCTCCGCCGACAACTCGGGACAGCTCTTACTTAGAACTTGTCGAAAACAGAAGCTCCTTGGCTGCTCCATTTACTCTACAGAGTCAGTGGGGAAGATCTGAGCCAGAAGGCTGCAGTAAAGCCACAACAAACAAGATGGTGCCATCTAAATTTAGCATGGGGAATGATGGGGCCATAACTGAGAAGGTTCAGCGCAGTCAACAACTTCTGAGCGGCGTTTCAAGCTCAGTAATGGGCTTGAGAAATGCGTTGGCTGTGACGGGACCTGGATTTGTTCAGGGGACGGAGCTAGAGAGCGATGAAAGTAGCGGAGACTCCCTGGCCGCACGAGTCACAAGTCTCCTGAAGAACGATAACCCATTGGCTTACACGGTGCGAGCAATGCAAGATTCGGCGGAGGAGGAACGGAGGACACGCG GTTCGATGAAGATAAAGCTGACCAGTCACCCGGTGATCCCGGACTCGGAGCTGAGTGATGAGGACAGACGACGGATTGAGGAGATCAAGAGAGAACTGCTGGAGAGCGCTAAGGAAGCCGAGAAG GATCATCCTCACCCTATAAGGCGAGCTTCTTCAGGGGACGCAGTAGAATTCCAGCTACGGTTGACCCCATCGCCCTTGCAGTTACCTGTTACCAACTCTAATGAGGAGGACACCAAAGATATCACCTCTGTTCAAGCTTTCGATATACAACGCAACGCTACATATGGTGGGAGGACTGAAGATGTGTCCTCTGTCGTGTCTGCTCAGTCTCCACCAATGTCTGCTCCTAGCCAACAAGACCCAATAACTGAGCTTCAATATCACGAAACTCCAAGAAGAAATGTTAGTGAGCTGGACAGACGAGACGCACCACTAGTGAAATCCACTGAAGAGGCCACCAAACCAATATCCTCTATCACATTCTCCTCTCGTAAACGTTCTTCACCTCCGTCCTCTTCTCCCGATAGACGTTCTCCACCACTTCCTTTTGACTTACACGTTGACCATGATAAATCGCCAACCAACCACAGCTTTGACCTTAGACCTCCTCCAGCTTCTCTAAATGTCCACCACGTTTATCACCCAACTCCTTCACCATCACGTCTGGAGGACAAACGTGCAGATACCGCTCTTGTGACTTCTCAACGATGGCGATCTGGCGATTCTACAACCCAAGAGTTCTCGGCAAGTTCCTGGGCCAGGGATAAAGAATGTTCTACAGTTGCATCGCCACTTACTTCTCCATCTATTGGGAGATTTGATCCATCCTCAGGTCCTCAGAAGCAAAATGTGGATCCTGAAAAAGTCAATTCGGAAGCTTTAGTCATCAACTATGGTTGCCAAGTGAAGAGTGATGGTGGCGATAGCCAACTGACTACATGTAGTGGACCCAAAGCCGATGGGGATGGATCACCTCCATCTATGTCTTCTCCAACTCGCAAAGCCCTTTCTTGTGTCCATGTGACAATCTCTCCaaaggaggacatgaaagttatAGACGTGTCCAAAGCTCTGGTGACATTAGATACTGGTTTATTGGCTTTGGAACCAAGAGCAAAGGCTGATATGTCTAGGTCATCTTCTGCAAACCTCTCCAGGAATGAGCAGGTCCTGAGCCAGAACGACCTCTCTGCTGGTACCGAACCATCCAGTCCTTCTCACGTATACCCTATAAGAGACATGAAGACCATTCCTGAAGATGTGCTCCAGTTCACAGACAAAGAAAACATTCCCGACAGACTAATCCATTCTGAGAGAAGACGTTCTCCATTATCTGATGCCACCACCCAGATCACCACTGAAAGTCCACAGAAAACCAGCTTCTCGGCTGAGATCTTTGTTGACGGGTCACTAAGAGAAGCCTCCACATCATCAATCCTGAAAGTCAACCAGACTCCTGAACATCAGACGCCCTCTCGTACCCCACTGTCCTGCCTGTCCCGGGCCACCG ATCAGCCCCTGCTGCTGCCATATCGACCCCCGGGGAGCCCCGAGCTGTTCTATGTGCCTGTCATGGAAGGAGGGTCCAGGATGTCCCCGGTCAGTACCATCGAGAGCTCCCACCCAG GCTCCAATGATGCCATTTCACCAAAGTTTCCCCCGGACGTCTTGGGTTCGGCACCGGAGAAGTTCTCAGACCCTTCTATACCCAAACACAGAGACGGCATCTACAGCAAAGAGCCCAGCCCGAAAACAGCGGAGCGAAGGCAGAAGCTGGCGAGAG ATCGGACTGATAACTCGACCCCATCCCAATATCCATCAGCACCCGCCTCACGGCAGACACCGGCAGCGAAGGATCCCGGGAGTAAAATGTCCTTCAGCGTTGTCCATCATAGAGGTTCTGAGTCCACAAAGAGGTCGGACCCCAGAGGACCACGGGTGTATACGACTTCTACCTTCGAGGACGAGTTCCTTCCTTTACAACCAGAAATGGACTATTCCCAAGACCAGTCAGATCTTAATGGTCTGGCGGGGTCCAGGACCCTAGAAGTGACCGAGAGGAAGAAAACTTACTCCGTGACTAGTAAGGACCTCTCAGGACGAAGTGACAAGAGTGGACAGAGTGATGGAGACCAGAGAGATAAATGTCAGAGCGTCACCTCCAACCAGAGCCTGGACGACCTGTGGGCGCGCTATACGGAAAGCAAGAGAAGACGGACCACAGAGTCCAGCAACAGGCTGGAGGTGTCCCTTGTGGAGCGTCTAGAGCGACTGGCCAGACTGCTACAGAATCCTCCGCCACATTCACTGAGGTCCTCTAAAGATGAAGAGAAGGACAAGCACCATCAGAAGAAAGCTGCCCGGGAGCAGTGGTACAGGAGGAAGCTGGGAGTGGACTCTGCACAGTCTGTGGATGATGGCTCAGTGGGTAAACCCTACGAGGACAGTCCTGACACCGGCTCACTGCACTCAGACCCCAGCACTGTGACCGATGATGCCACCACCACCGAGTCACAGACCAGCAGCGATATCTCATCTGGGACCGGCTCCGTGTCCACCATAGACACCATCAGACTCATTAACGCATTTGGGCCTGAGCGGGTTTTGCCCTCATCGAGGCTCGGCCGTCTCTACAGCACCATCGACCTGCAAAAGAAACGCACCGAGGAGAAGGCAAAAGGCTCAAAACAGTCATCTACAGGCCGGGAGCAGTCCAGGATGGAGATGCAGGAGCTCCTGAAGAGTCAG ATGGCGGATGCTGAATCTGTCACCTCGTCAAGTGGTTTATGGGAACCAAGTCCAGCGCTGAGACAAAAGAAGAGTAGCAGAGGTCTGAACAAGGGCGTCCAGGCAG GGGAGCTGGAGATTGTGATGAGCGCCACCAGGAGGAACACCAGAGATGTGGGGACCACATTCCCATCTCCAGGGGGTGAAAGGCTGATGTCTGATCCAGCACCTTCTGTGACCAAGGAGACCAGTACGAGAACAGCCAGGAGCAAAGTGAACATAGCGGCGCAGTACAACCCACCAG GGATGAGCTGGTTTGTTCCAGCTGAAGACCTAAAATCTGAGTCCCGGAAGGAGAATGAGCCGAGGGTCCGGAGGGGTCCAGGCCCGGCCTGGTATGAGCCAGTGACCAGCACCAAGCCCTGGAGAGAACCTCTGCGGGAGAAGAACGAGCAGGAGTGGGTGACCGGGAGATCAGAGAGCCCCATCCTCAAAACCAGAGTCATCCCCAGTGCACAGGACAAGCCGTTCA